From a single Streptomyces sp. 1331.2 genomic region:
- a CDS encoding pyrimidine reductase family protein, translating into MQLLISPLGEPVADPAALDSLATLYAYPEQVNRGRPWLRANMVTGLDGGARLDGLSEGLSSDADKRIFGVLRALADVVLVGAETVRAEGYRPARARKEFAAARTVAGQAPAPAIAVVTRSLQLDLTAPLFTEPLVRTVVITTEDASEERRRAVAEVADVVLAGTGTVDLRVAVAALAERGWTRLLSEGGPRLLGQLAAADLVDELCLSLAPLLTGGDAPRILHDAEMPDVQRMRLVSLIEQKGFLFTRYLRHLGSE; encoded by the coding sequence ATGCAACTGTTGATCAGCCCGCTGGGTGAGCCGGTCGCCGATCCGGCCGCACTCGACTCGCTCGCCACCCTGTACGCGTACCCCGAACAGGTGAATCGGGGCCGTCCCTGGCTGCGCGCCAACATGGTGACGGGCCTGGACGGCGGGGCGAGGCTGGACGGTCTGTCCGAAGGACTCTCCAGCGACGCCGACAAGCGGATCTTCGGGGTGCTGCGCGCGCTGGCGGACGTGGTGCTGGTGGGCGCGGAGACCGTCCGCGCGGAGGGCTACCGGCCGGCCCGGGCCCGCAAGGAGTTCGCCGCGGCCCGGACGGTGGCCGGCCAGGCACCGGCTCCGGCGATCGCCGTCGTGACCCGGTCATTGCAGCTGGACCTGACCGCGCCGCTGTTCACGGAACCGCTGGTCAGGACGGTGGTGATTACCACCGAGGACGCCTCCGAGGAGCGCCGCCGGGCCGTCGCCGAGGTGGCGGACGTGGTGCTCGCCGGCACCGGCACGGTGGACCTGCGGGTGGCCGTGGCCGCGCTGGCCGAGCGGGGCTGGACCCGGCTGCTGTCCGAGGGCGGCCCGCGCCTGCTGGGCCAGCTCGCGGCGGCCGACCTGGTGGACGAGCTGTGCCTTTCCCTGGCCCCGCTGCTCACCGGAGGCGACGCGCCGCGCATCCTCCACGATGCGGAAATGCCGGACGTGCAGCGGATGCGACTGGTCTCATTGATCGAGCAGAAAGGATTCCTCTTCACCCGTTACCTGCGTCACCTGGGTTCGGAATGA
- a CDS encoding indole-3-glycerol phosphate synthase yields MFKTVLMIEKALSDADVELVTTLHSEEKVSFVVLMQPRGKQDELLRALDDVALGHLDKVVREHDESESGPTVATESLEHSLRHLRAAGAEAVGELVEEKPLERLRAVVEQHRADEVVVLTSPHFVEEFFHRDWASQARHKVGVPVLRLFASDS; encoded by the coding sequence GTGTTCAAGACGGTACTGATGATCGAAAAGGCTCTCTCCGACGCGGACGTGGAACTCGTCACCACGCTCCACAGCGAGGAGAAGGTCTCCTTCGTCGTCCTGATGCAACCGCGCGGCAAGCAGGACGAGCTGCTGCGGGCGCTGGACGACGTCGCCCTCGGCCACCTCGACAAGGTGGTGCGCGAGCACGACGAGTCCGAGAGCGGACCCACCGTGGCCACCGAGTCGCTCGAACACAGCCTGCGCCACCTGCGCGCGGCCGGGGCCGAGGCGGTGGGCGAGCTGGTCGAGGAGAAGCCGCTGGAACGCCTGCGCGCGGTGGTGGAGCAGCACCGGGCGGACGAGGTGGTGGTGCTCACCTCACCGCACTTCGTCGAGGAGTTCTTCCACCGCGACTGGGCCTCCCAGGCCCGGCACAAGGTGGGGGTGCCGGTGCTGCGGCTGTTCGCCAGCGACTCCTAG
- the murC gene encoding UDP-N-acetylmuramate--L-alanine ligase, translated as MHAPHFIGIGGAGMSGLAKILAVRGASVSGSDSKESETVLALRALGATVHVGHAAEHVPDGASSIVVSSAIRADNPELATARERGIPVVHRSDALAALMGGRRALAVAGTHGKTTTTSMLAVALGELGLDPSYAIGGDLDAPGSNAHHGTGEIFVAEADESDRSFHKYAPEVAIVLNVELDHHANYASIDEIYESFETFVGRIVPGGTLVVSADHDGARELTSRVAGRDGLNVVTVGAAEDADVRVLSVAPRGMTSEVTVVLDGTELTFTVSVPGRHYAHNAVAALAAGVALGVPAADLAKALGAYTGVRRRLQLKGEAAGVQVIDSYAHHPTEMTADLEAIREATEGRVLVVFQPHLFSRTQQLAEEMGAALALADASVVLDIYPAREDPIPGVTSELIIDAARSAGAEVTAEHSFAAAPALLAGLARPGDLLLTMGAGDVTNLGPEILKHLANVASNV; from the coding sequence CTGCACGCCCCGCACTTCATCGGCATCGGCGGCGCCGGGATGTCCGGCCTGGCGAAGATCCTCGCGGTGCGCGGCGCCAGCGTCTCCGGCAGCGACTCCAAGGAGTCCGAGACCGTCCTCGCGCTGCGCGCCCTCGGCGCGACCGTGCACGTCGGCCACGCCGCCGAGCACGTCCCGGACGGCGCCAGCAGCATCGTCGTCTCCAGCGCGATCCGCGCCGACAACCCGGAGCTGGCCACGGCCCGTGAGCGCGGCATCCCGGTGGTGCACCGCTCCGACGCGCTGGCCGCGCTGATGGGCGGGCGCCGGGCGCTGGCCGTCGCCGGCACGCACGGCAAGACCACCACCACCAGCATGCTGGCGGTCGCCCTCGGCGAGCTGGGCCTGGACCCGTCCTACGCGATCGGCGGCGACCTCGACGCCCCCGGCTCCAACGCCCACCACGGCACCGGCGAGATCTTCGTCGCCGAGGCCGACGAGAGCGACCGCAGCTTCCACAAGTACGCGCCCGAGGTGGCGATCGTGCTCAACGTGGAGCTGGACCACCACGCCAACTACGCCTCGATCGACGAGATCTACGAGTCCTTCGAGACCTTCGTTGGCCGGATCGTCCCCGGCGGCACCCTGGTCGTCTCGGCCGACCACGACGGCGCCCGCGAGCTGACCTCCCGGGTCGCGGGCCGCGACGGCCTCAACGTGGTGACGGTCGGTGCCGCCGAGGACGCCGACGTCCGGGTGCTCTCGGTGGCCCCCCGCGGCATGACCAGCGAGGTCACCGTCGTCCTGGACGGCACCGAGCTGACCTTCACCGTCTCGGTGCCCGGCCGGCACTACGCCCACAACGCCGTCGCCGCGCTCGCCGCGGGCGTCGCCCTGGGCGTCCCGGCCGCCGACCTCGCCAAGGCGCTCGGCGCCTACACCGGCGTGCGCCGCCGCCTGCAGCTCAAGGGCGAGGCCGCCGGCGTCCAGGTGATCGACTCCTACGCCCACCACCCCACCGAGATGACCGCCGACCTGGAGGCGATCCGCGAGGCCACCGAGGGCCGCGTCCTCGTCGTCTTCCAGCCGCACCTGTTCAGCCGCACCCAGCAGCTCGCCGAGGAGATGGGCGCCGCCCTCGCCCTCGCTGACGCCTCCGTGGTCCTGGACATCTACCCGGCCCGCGAGGACCCGATCCCGGGCGTCACCAGCGAACTCATCATCGACGCCGCCCGCAGCGCCGGCGCCGAGGTCACCGCCGAGCACTCCTTCGCCGCCGCCCCTGCCCTGCTGGCCGGCCTCGCCCGCCCCGGCGACCTGCTGCTCACCATGGGCGCGGGGGACGTCACCAACCTCGGCCCCGAAATTCTCAAGCACCTCGCGAACGTTGCCTCCAACGTCTGA
- the msrB gene encoding peptide-methionine (R)-S-oxide reductase MsrB, which produces MSYEIEKTEAEWRAELSPEEYHVLREAGTERPFVGEYTDTKTVGVYSCRACGAELFSSETKFDSHCGWPSYYAPLAEDRVQYIEDTSLGMRRVEVRCARCGGHLGHVFEGEGYGTPTDQRYCINSISLTLKPAE; this is translated from the coding sequence ATGAGCTACGAGATCGAGAAGACCGAGGCCGAGTGGCGCGCAGAGCTCAGCCCCGAGGAGTACCACGTGCTCCGCGAGGCGGGCACCGAGCGCCCCTTCGTCGGCGAGTACACCGACACCAAGACCGTCGGCGTCTACAGCTGCCGGGCCTGCGGAGCCGAACTGTTCAGCTCCGAGACCAAGTTCGACAGCCACTGCGGCTGGCCGTCCTACTACGCGCCGCTGGCGGAGGACCGCGTCCAGTACATCGAGGACACCTCCCTCGGTATGCGCCGCGTCGAGGTCCGCTGCGCCCGCTGCGGCGGGCACCTCGGCCACGTCTTCGAGGGCGAGGGCTACGGCACGCCGACGGACCAGCGCTACTGCATCAACAGCATCTCCCTGACCCTGAAGCCCGCCGAGTAA
- a CDS encoding NUDIX domain-containing protein, whose translation MPRRDYEDDPDAPEANSLVPAASVVVVDDAGRVLLQRRTDNGMWALPGGKMEIGESLAGCGVRETREETGIDIEITGIVGTYTDPHHVFAYDDGEVRQEFSICLLGRPLGGKLRVSDESHEVAWFSPVETDGLPMVSNIRKRLADWRSGKIPVVR comes from the coding sequence ATGCCCAGACGTGACTATGAGGACGACCCCGACGCTCCGGAGGCGAACTCGCTCGTCCCGGCCGCGTCCGTCGTCGTGGTCGACGATGCGGGCCGTGTTCTCCTCCAGAGGCGCACCGACAACGGGATGTGGGCCTTGCCCGGCGGCAAGATGGAAATCGGTGAGTCGCTTGCCGGTTGCGGTGTCCGCGAGACGCGCGAGGAGACCGGCATCGACATCGAGATCACCGGGATCGTCGGCACCTATACCGACCCCCACCACGTGTTCGCCTACGACGACGGCGAGGTCCGCCAGGAGTTCTCCATCTGCCTCCTCGGACGCCCGCTCGGTGGGAAGTTGCGGGTGTCCGACGAGTCCCACGAGGTGGCGTGGTTCTCCCCGGTCGAGACGGACGGCCTGCCGATGGTGTCGAACATCCGCAAGCGGCTGGCTGACTGGCGTTCCGGGAAGATCCCTGTGGTGCGCTAG
- a CDS encoding transcriptional regulator gives MNSPLRDAMARANMTSSRLARVCGVDPKTVDRWLANPSREPHARHRSAASQALGEEETVLWPSAQQLVKSGPDRELVQMYPYRSAAPASLWRQLIRGTARELTFAGYTNYFLWLEHANFGSLLRQKAASGVQVRFILGEPGHPVTRQRELEEGVPLSLSTRIEVTLSELAKLRDTSIEARFETAHVSLSVFRFDDDMIVTPLLPGRIGHDAPMMHLRRAQDDGVFDRFAGHVEDLWAKGRDVWAIPAAEVVDHAQT, from the coding sequence ATGAACAGCCCACTCCGTGACGCAATGGCCCGTGCCAACATGACCTCGTCCAGGCTCGCTCGGGTGTGCGGGGTCGATCCCAAGACCGTCGACCGGTGGCTCGCGAACCCCTCGCGCGAGCCCCATGCGAGACACCGCTCAGCGGCCAGCCAGGCCCTCGGTGAGGAGGAAACCGTGCTCTGGCCATCTGCGCAGCAACTGGTGAAGTCGGGGCCGGATCGGGAGCTGGTGCAGATGTATCCGTACCGGTCGGCGGCGCCGGCTTCGCTGTGGCGTCAGCTGATAAGGGGGACAGCCCGGGAGCTGACGTTCGCCGGATACACCAACTACTTCCTGTGGTTGGAGCATGCGAACTTCGGCAGCCTACTGCGCCAGAAAGCGGCGTCGGGCGTACAGGTCCGCTTCATCCTCGGTGAGCCCGGACATCCGGTCACCCGTCAGCGTGAGTTGGAGGAGGGTGTGCCGCTGAGTCTTTCGACCCGGATCGAGGTAACCCTGTCCGAGCTGGCCAAGCTGCGGGACACGTCGATCGAGGCACGGTTCGAGACCGCACACGTCTCACTCAGCGTCTTTCGCTTCGACGACGACATGATCGTTACGCCACTACTGCCAGGTAGGATCGGCCATGACGCTCCGATGATGCATCTCAGGCGGGCCCAGGACGACGGTGTGTTCGATCGCTTCGCGGGCCATGTCGAGGATCTGTGGGCGAAGGGGCGGGACGTATGGGCGATCCCGGCAGCAGAGGTGGTGGATCATGCCCAGACGTGA
- a CDS encoding ATP-binding protein, translating into MFAARLDSCPESTPLARHLLRAYLAALPAGDRYADIAELLLGELFANAVQHSDAPDDRLIEVRFAMANSRLRIEVHDAGSGRPCVRSAQPEDEHGRGLFLVNELAERWGCCPRAGGIGKFIWALVPPSHPATAHAA; encoded by the coding sequence ATGTTCGCCGCGCGCCTCGACTCCTGCCCGGAATCGACGCCCCTCGCGCGGCACTTGCTCCGGGCCTACCTCGCCGCCCTCCCCGCCGGCGACCGCTACGCCGATATCGCCGAACTCCTCCTCGGCGAGCTGTTCGCCAACGCCGTCCAGCACAGCGACGCCCCCGACGACCGGCTCATCGAGGTCCGCTTCGCCATGGCCAACTCCCGCCTGCGCATCGAGGTGCACGACGCCGGCAGCGGACGGCCCTGCGTCCGGTCCGCCCAGCCGGAGGACGAGCACGGGCGCGGCCTGTTCCTCGTCAACGAGCTCGCCGAACGCTGGGGCTGCTGCCCCCGCGCCGGCGGCATCGGCAAGTTCATCTGGGCCCTCGTCCCGCCCAGCCACCCCGCAACCGCCCACGCCGCCTGA
- a CDS encoding cytochrome P450: MTVETRPTPIHGPVFAADPQLVYERLRRHGPIAPVEIAPGVEALLVTDYQAALDLLRDSDTFSKDSRAWQQSLPPDSPLLPVLGYRPTALFTDGETHARYRAVITDALALFEPHRLQRQVTETAHRLIDGFAAVGHADLISQYARRLTAFVLTTWFGVPEEHRDRVVAGITGTIESTPQAVAAYGDLVAVVNAMVAERRERPRHDLASWFVTHPVGLDDDEALRQITLTMIAGHEPTTNLIGNALLRLLTDARYAGSLFGGAMTAHQAIDEVLWHEPPLANLSAHYPRYDITFHGREIKAGTLVLVSYAAANSQAAPPTDDRELRSGESAHLAWAAGPHACPARDPALLIAITAIEQLGSRLSDLELATPAEDLLWRPGPFHRALVHLPVRFAPVTP, from the coding sequence GTGACCGTCGAGACCCGCCCGACCCCGATCCACGGCCCGGTCTTCGCCGCCGACCCCCAGCTGGTCTACGAGCGGCTGCGCCGGCACGGCCCGATCGCCCCGGTGGAGATCGCACCCGGCGTCGAGGCACTGCTGGTCACCGACTACCAGGCCGCGCTGGACCTGCTGCGCGACAGCGACACCTTCTCCAAGGACTCCCGCGCCTGGCAGCAGAGCCTCCCGCCGGACTCCCCGCTGCTGCCGGTGCTCGGCTACCGCCCGACCGCGCTGTTCACCGACGGCGAGACGCACGCGCGCTACCGCGCCGTGATCACCGACGCCCTCGCGCTCTTCGAACCGCACCGGCTGCAGCGTCAGGTCACCGAGACCGCCCACCGGCTGATCGACGGCTTCGCGGCGGTCGGCCACGCCGACCTGATCTCCCAGTACGCCCGCCGGCTGACCGCCTTCGTGCTCACCACCTGGTTCGGCGTGCCCGAGGAGCACCGCGACCGGGTGGTCGCCGGGATCACCGGGACGATCGAGTCCACGCCGCAGGCCGTCGCCGCGTACGGGGACCTCGTCGCGGTGGTGAACGCGATGGTCGCCGAACGCCGCGAGCGCCCCCGGCACGACCTCGCCTCCTGGTTCGTCACCCACCCGGTCGGGCTGGACGACGACGAGGCGCTGCGGCAGATCACCCTGACCATGATCGCCGGGCACGAGCCGACCACCAACCTGATCGGCAACGCCCTGCTGCGCCTGCTCACCGACGCCCGCTATGCAGGATCGCTGTTCGGCGGCGCGATGACCGCCCACCAGGCGATCGACGAAGTGCTCTGGCACGAGCCCCCGTTGGCCAACCTCTCCGCCCACTACCCGCGCTACGACATCACCTTCCACGGCCGGGAGATCAAAGCCGGCACCCTCGTCCTGGTCTCCTACGCGGCCGCCAACTCCCAGGCCGCGCCGCCCACCGACGACCGCGAGCTGCGCAGCGGCGAGAGCGCCCACCTGGCCTGGGCGGCCGGCCCGCACGCCTGCCCCGCCCGCGACCCAGCCCTGCTGATCGCGATCACCGCCATCGAGCAGCTGGGCAGCCGCCTCAGCGACCTCGAACTGGCCACCCCCGCCGAGGACTTGCTCTGGCGCCCGGGCCCGTTCCACCGCGCCCTGGTGCACCTCCCGGTCCGCTTCGCCCCGGTCACCCCCTGA
- a CDS encoding GTP-binding protein, which yields MKLVVAGPFGVGKTTLIRTLSEIATLHTEEAMTETGRPVDDLAGLPEKATTTVAVDFGRLTLPGNVVLYMFGTPGQRRFFPLWQDIARGALGALVLADTRRLADSFEIMDMVEEQGLPYAVAVNRFPDAPDHPVEVLRTHLDLHAATPLLLCDARERESSLDALIALAEHVLDALPAATAPQAATAAEAATAPQERP from the coding sequence ATGAAACTGGTGGTCGCCGGCCCGTTCGGGGTCGGCAAGACCACGCTCATCCGCACCCTCTCCGAGATCGCCACCCTGCACACCGAGGAGGCGATGACCGAGACCGGCCGGCCGGTGGACGACCTGGCCGGCCTGCCCGAGAAGGCCACCACGACCGTCGCCGTCGACTTCGGGCGGCTCACCCTGCCCGGCAACGTCGTGCTCTACATGTTCGGCACCCCCGGCCAGCGCCGCTTCTTCCCGCTCTGGCAGGACATCGCGCGCGGCGCGCTGGGCGCCCTGGTGCTCGCCGACACCCGTCGGCTGGCCGACTCCTTCGAGATCATGGACATGGTCGAGGAGCAGGGCCTGCCGTACGCCGTCGCCGTCAACCGCTTCCCGGACGCCCCGGACCACCCCGTCGAGGTACTGCGGACCCACCTGGATCTGCACGCCGCCACCCCGCTGCTGCTCTGCGACGCCCGCGAGCGGGAGAGCAGCCTGGACGCGCTGATCGCGCTGGCCGAGCACGTCCTGGACGCCCTGCCCGCCGCCACCGCCCCCCAGGCCGCCACCGCCGCCGAGGCCGCCACCGCCCCCCAGGAGCGCCCGTGA
- a CDS encoding DUF742 domain-containing protein, giving the protein MTAVPRRRMVPAYLATGGRTRPGSEGFERLTVLFADRAEPPTGLEPEHRRLWELLRPGALTVVEAAAHLRLPVSATVFLAADLVEAGCLHARAPIPRAHQTDRSIVERLLVGLRALR; this is encoded by the coding sequence ATGACCGCCGTCCCCCGCAGGCGGATGGTGCCCGCCTACCTGGCCACCGGCGGCCGCACCCGCCCCGGCAGCGAGGGCTTCGAGCGGCTGACCGTCCTGTTCGCCGACCGCGCCGAACCGCCGACCGGGCTCGAACCCGAACACCGCCGGCTCTGGGAACTGCTGCGCCCCGGCGCGCTGACCGTGGTGGAGGCCGCCGCGCACCTGCGCCTGCCGGTCAGCGCCACCGTCTTCCTCGCGGCGGACCTGGTCGAGGCGGGCTGCCTGCACGCCCGCGCGCCGATCCCGCGCGCCCACCAGACCGACCGCTCCATCGTCGAGAGGCTCCTCGTTGGACTCCGTGCGCTCCGGTAG
- a CDS encoding roadblock/LC7 domain-containing protein has product MSSTPSPATTDEISWVLTPLLELPGVLHAVIATGDGLVEGASDGLGRASAERVAAMTATVHAAARAFTAAFTDAERPALAQTVVESDLGYAIVVPAGENTSLAVFTSPDAQLGNVSYQMQLQVAALGRALASPSRQQDTTTRS; this is encoded by the coding sequence GTGAGCAGCACGCCCAGCCCCGCCACCACCGACGAGATCTCGTGGGTGCTGACCCCGCTGCTGGAGCTGCCGGGGGTGCTGCACGCGGTCATCGCCACCGGGGACGGCCTGGTCGAGGGCGCCTCGGACGGCCTGGGGCGCGCCTCCGCCGAGCGGGTCGCCGCGATGACCGCCACCGTGCACGCCGCCGCCCGCGCCTTCACCGCCGCGTTCACCGACGCGGAGCGGCCCGCGCTGGCCCAGACCGTGGTGGAGTCCGACCTCGGCTACGCCATCGTCGTCCCCGCCGGGGAGAACACCTCACTCGCCGTGTTCACCTCCCCGGACGCCCAACTCGGCAACGTGTCCTACCAGATGCAGCTGCAGGTCGCCGCCCTGGGCCGCGCGCTCGCGAGCCCGTCCCGGCAGCAGGACACCACCACCCGGTCATGA
- a CDS encoding ATP-binding protein, whose translation MTQIALIVLALVAAVATAVLARARAVALARATAAERAAGEAEHRTVVAEHRLTSLEGLLRESAAEAEARRLGTEERAEAAEQRARAAEDTARQAEDAVRTAQDAAREATRQGAAATARAEEADRRLAAAEEHAAALLAEVDHLARERVAATAVRLTHANAPLVGPLDPQAVGPEAVRALQSVLDATTAALADERERVDAAARAAMRGATSRIQTLLYQIQSLVQQLQHDNDDPRLLEVDFRNEVALRRIQTVAVLCEAWPGLARTDSPLAEVVVGALSRVPGYARIKVANHLREHRLAVVARAAEPIAVTIAELLANATAYSHPETDVPVTVQQGGRGALVIIDDSGIGMEEDQLRRARRLLAGPPDVLLTELGNPPKTGFAVVGKLARQYGFSCHIEPSPYGGMRTILRIPAALVTVVDDEQPLSVLTPLPLRAGSGPAPAPTVAAVPPMRDADGQDGPRLADRHNQPGPHPAPAIHVVPAPGTDGSDVPAAPVAPAVPEAPVAAAASEAPDSPADDGTGLPTRRRRRPLAAGQTESPANAAANAAAATATVTAAPDRTPERAAAHWQALQQGTDSGRAAAARAARAARAVSEAAVPENDTSTTTADRTTGPTTLPTSLEGAEQ comes from the coding sequence ATGACGCAGATCGCGCTGATCGTCCTGGCGCTGGTCGCCGCGGTGGCCACGGCCGTGCTCGCCCGCGCCCGGGCCGTGGCCCTCGCCCGGGCGACGGCCGCCGAGCGGGCCGCCGGCGAGGCCGAGCACCGCACCGTGGTGGCCGAGCACCGGCTGACCTCCCTGGAGGGGCTGCTGCGCGAATCCGCCGCCGAGGCCGAGGCCCGCCGCCTGGGCACCGAGGAGCGGGCGGAGGCGGCCGAGCAGCGCGCCCGCGCCGCCGAGGACACGGCCCGGCAGGCCGAGGACGCCGTCCGCACCGCCCAGGACGCCGCCCGGGAGGCCACCCGGCAGGGCGCCGCAGCGACCGCCCGCGCCGAGGAGGCCGACCGCCGCCTCGCCGCCGCCGAGGAGCACGCCGCCGCGCTGCTCGCCGAGGTCGACCACCTCGCCCGCGAGCGGGTCGCCGCCACCGCCGTCCGGCTCACCCACGCCAACGCGCCGCTGGTCGGCCCGCTGGACCCGCAGGCCGTCGGCCCGGAGGCCGTCCGGGCGCTGCAGTCCGTCCTGGACGCCACCACCGCCGCCCTCGCCGACGAGCGCGAGCGGGTGGACGCCGCCGCCCGCGCCGCCATGCGCGGCGCCACCTCCCGGATCCAGACCCTGCTCTACCAGATCCAGAGCCTGGTCCAGCAGCTCCAGCACGACAACGACGATCCCCGGCTGCTGGAGGTCGACTTCCGCAACGAGGTCGCGCTGCGCCGGATCCAGACCGTCGCCGTGCTCTGCGAGGCCTGGCCGGGCCTGGCCCGCACCGACTCCCCGCTCGCCGAGGTGGTCGTCGGCGCGCTCTCGCGGGTGCCCGGCTACGCCCGGATCAAGGTCGCCAACCACCTGCGCGAGCACCGGCTCGCGGTGGTCGCCCGGGCCGCCGAGCCGATCGCCGTCACCATCGCCGAACTCCTCGCCAACGCCACCGCCTACTCGCACCCGGAGACGGACGTCCCGGTCACCGTCCAGCAGGGCGGACGCGGAGCACTGGTGATCATCGACGACAGCGGCATCGGCATGGAGGAGGACCAGCTGCGCCGCGCCCGCCGGCTGCTGGCCGGGCCACCGGACGTCCTGCTCACCGAACTCGGCAACCCGCCCAAGACCGGCTTCGCGGTGGTCGGCAAGCTCGCCCGCCAGTACGGCTTCTCCTGCCACATCGAGCCCTCGCCGTACGGCGGGATGCGGACCATCCTGCGCATCCCGGCCGCCCTGGTGACCGTCGTGGACGACGAGCAGCCGCTGTCGGTGCTCACCCCGCTGCCGCTGCGGGCCGGCTCCGGCCCCGCCCCTGCGCCCACCGTCGCCGCCGTCCCGCCGATGCGCGACGCCGACGGGCAGGACGGCCCGCGGCTCGCCGACCGGCACAACCAGCCCGGCCCGCACCCGGCACCGGCCATCCACGTGGTGCCCGCGCCGGGCACGGACGGTTCCGACGTCCCGGCGGCTCCGGTTGCCCCGGCTGTCCCGGAAGCCCCGGTTGCCGCGGCTGCCTCGGAAGCCCCGGATTCGCCGGCGGACGACGGAACCGGCCTGCCCACCCGCCGCCGGCGCCGCCCGCTCGCCGCCGGGCAGACGGAGTCTCCCGCCAACGCCGCCGCCAACGCCGCCGCCGCCACCGCCACCGTCACCGCCGCCCCCGACCGGACCCCCGAGCGGGCCGCCGCCCACTGGCAGGCGCTGCAGCAGGGCACCGACTCCGGCCGGGCCGCCGCGGCACGGGCCGCACGGGCCGCACGGGCCGTAAGCGAGGCCGCCGTACCCGAGAACGACACGAGCACCACCACCGCCGACCGCACCACCGGTCCGACGACCCTTCCGACCTCCTTAGAAGGAGCAGAGCAGTGA
- a CDS encoding MBL fold metallo-hydrolase, with amino-acid sequence MTISRANVSAIAEDLYVWLPPKRGWGLANCGLLASEATALWIDTPYDPSMAEEFLAASRRLLPTGVEIDRVVVTHANGDHLWGAGVLPGAEVIATREALEHIHWEPTPQQQHALVANSDPDSPLGGYLKEHFGQFDWSATEPVHPDTVFTGELELRVGRYPVQITSLPAAHTGGDLIVHLPHQRAVFTGDVIFSSTPEQPGDHPSHWAGPLENIIGACEQALATGAEIFVPGHGPVLDRDGVREHIGYLAYVRERAHALHTAGIPALDAARRVIAEQRHPELGLPERLVLTVAAEYRHLDGTAAPGALDAMGQVALVARELAGDGARIPRPRTDRG; translated from the coding sequence ATGACGATCAGCCGCGCGAACGTGAGCGCGATTGCCGAGGACCTGTACGTATGGCTCCCCCCGAAGCGGGGCTGGGGCCTGGCCAACTGCGGGCTGCTGGCCTCCGAGGCGACCGCGCTCTGGATCGACACCCCGTACGACCCCTCGATGGCCGAGGAGTTCCTCGCCGCGAGCCGCCGGCTGCTGCCGACCGGGGTCGAGATCGACCGGGTGGTCGTCACCCACGCCAACGGCGACCACCTGTGGGGCGCCGGGGTGCTGCCGGGCGCCGAGGTGATCGCCACCCGGGAGGCGCTGGAGCACATCCACTGGGAGCCCACCCCGCAGCAGCAGCACGCGCTGGTCGCCAACAGCGACCCGGACTCCCCTCTCGGCGGCTACCTCAAGGAGCACTTCGGGCAGTTCGACTGGTCGGCCACCGAGCCGGTGCACCCGGACACCGTCTTCACCGGCGAGCTGGAACTGCGGGTCGGGCGCTACCCCGTGCAGATCACCAGCCTGCCCGCCGCCCACACCGGCGGTGACCTGATCGTCCACCTCCCGCACCAGCGCGCGGTGTTCACCGGCGACGTGATCTTCTCCTCGACGCCCGAACAGCCCGGTGACCACCCCTCGCACTGGGCCGGCCCGCTGGAGAACATCATCGGCGCCTGCGAGCAGGCCCTGGCCACCGGCGCCGAGATCTTCGTCCCCGGCCACGGCCCGGTGCTCGACCGCGACGGCGTCCGCGAGCACATCGGCTACCTCGCCTACGTCCGCGAGCGCGCCCACGCCCTGCACACCGCCGGGATACCCGCGCTGGACGCCGCCCGGCGGGTGATCGCGGAGCAGCGCCACCCCGAACTCGGCCTGCCCGAGCGGCTGGTGCTCACCGTCGCGGCCGAGTACCGGCACCTGGACGGCACGGCGGCGCCCGGCGCCCTGGACGCGATGGGGCAGGTCGCCCTGGTCGCCCGGGAGCTGGCCGGCGACGGCGCCCGGATCCCGCGCCCGCGCACCGACCGGGGCTGA